The Flavobacterium sp. 123 genome contains a region encoding:
- the rpmF gene encoding 50S ribosomal protein L32 produces the protein MAHPKRKISKTRRDKRRTHYKATVAQIATCPITGEAHLYHRAYWHEGKMYYRGQVVIDKSVAVA, from the coding sequence ATGGCACATCCTAAGAGAAAAATCTCGAAAACAAGAAGAGATAAAAGAAGAACACATTATAAAGCTACTGTAGCGCAAATCGCTACTTGTCCAATTACTGGAGAAGCACATTTATACCACAGAGCTTACTGGCACGAAGGAAAAATGTACTACAGAGGGCAAGTTGTTATAGATAAATCTGTAGCTGTTGCTTAA
- a CDS encoding DUF177 domain-containing protein has product MNKTKEYLIPFIGLKLGKHHFEYQINNKFFEIFDYNEFQNSDIKVNLVLEKKSTMLELAFKHKGTVNVPCDLTSEDFDLPIKGKMNLIVRFGEAFNNDNEELLILPHGEFEIDIAQYIYEMIVLSVPLRRVHPGVKDGSLKTEALTKLKELAVKEKKEEKKEEENIDPRWDKLKQLLTDK; this is encoded by the coding sequence ATGAATAAGACAAAAGAATATTTAATTCCTTTTATAGGATTAAAGCTAGGAAAACATCATTTTGAATATCAAATAAATAACAAGTTCTTTGAAATCTTTGATTATAACGAATTTCAAAATTCGGATATCAAAGTAAATTTAGTTTTAGAGAAAAAAAGCACCATGTTGGAGCTGGCATTCAAGCACAAAGGAACAGTAAATGTGCCTTGTGATCTTACAAGTGAAGATTTTGATTTGCCTATAAAAGGTAAAATGAATCTAATTGTTAGATTTGGAGAAGCTTTTAATAATGACAATGAAGAATTGCTCATTTTGCCACATGGAGAATTTGAAATAGATATTGCACAATATATTTATGAAATGATTGTGCTTTCTGTGCCTCTAAGACGAGTTCATCCAGGAGTTAAGGACGGAAGTTTGAAAACGGAAGCACTTACAAAACTGAAAGAACTAGCAGTCAAAGAAAAAAAAGAAGAGAAGAAAGAAGAAGAAAATATTGACCCGCGTTGGGACAAATTAAAGCAACTATTAACGGATAAATAA